Proteins encoded by one window of Rutidosis leptorrhynchoides isolate AG116_Rl617_1_P2 chromosome 7, CSIRO_AGI_Rlap_v1, whole genome shotgun sequence:
- the LOC139857217 gene encoding uncharacterized protein, which produces MSWRRVANSVQAFSAHTSLFCFTVLLIFKLDHVVPYSWWFIFFPLFVFHGVVARGRFSLPAPSVPHGRDWAPCHAVVATPLLISFELLLCIFLENGSVSRPPPVSLQIVFLPLLAFEVTILVDNFRMCKALLPGDDETVSDDAIWETLPHFWVAISMVFFIAATVFTLLKLSGFVDALGWWDLLINFGIAECFSFLVCTKWSNPVIHRNSQTSEASSSSTAIRYLDWNSGLVVSSDDTSDDGMCSLQDIGGHIMKIPIIVFQILLCMRLEEKPLAAKSIPLPVIFSPLLLLQGVGVLLSASRLVEKIVILLRSGTGTGRYFTYSARARECFGFLHRGSRLLGWWSIDEGSREERARLYHDVGSGYNTFCGYPPEIVKKMPKKDLAEEVWRLQAALGEQTEITKFSQQEYERLQNEKVLCRVCFEGEISTVLLPCRHRILCSTCAEKCKKCPICRVNIEEQLPVYDV; this is translated from the exons ATGAGCTGGCGCAGAGTAGCAAATTCCGTACAAGCGTTTTCTGCTCATACATCACTGTTTTGTTTCACAGTTTTGCTTATTTTTAAACTCGATCATGTTGTTCCGTACTCATGGTG GTTTATTTTCTTCCCGCTTTTTGTGTTTCATGGGGTTGTTGCGCGAGGAAGATTCTCGTTACCTGCACCGTCAGTCCCCCATGGCCGTGAT TGGGCACCATGTCATGCAGTTGTTGCCACACCTTTGCTTATTTCATTTGAATTGCTTCTTTGTATCTTTCTGGAAAACGGTTCTG TTTCTAGGCCTCCACCTGTAAGCTTGCAAATTGTCTTTCTACCTCTTTTGGCATTTGAAGTAACCATTCTTGTTGACAATTTCAG AATGTGCAAGGCTCTGTTACCAGGAGATGATGAAACCGTAAGCGATGACGCGATATGGGAAACACTTCCT CATTTCTGGGTTGCTATTTCCATGGTTTTCTTCATTGCTGCTACCGTTTTTACTCTTCTGAAGCTATCTG GTTTTGTAGACGCTTTAGGCTGGTGGGATTTGCTCATTAATTTTGG TATTGCGGAATGCTTTTCGTTTCTGGTCTGTACAAAGTGGTCGAATCCAGTAATTCACAGAAATTCACAAACTTCTGAAGCCAGCTCATCATCTACGGCTATTAGATATCTTGATTGGAACAGTGGTTTAGTTGTTTCTTCAGATGATACATCTGATGATGGCATGTGCAGTCTGCAAGACATTGGTGGACACATAATGAAAATTCCAATTATTGTTTTCCAAATTCTTCTCTGTATGCGATTGGAG GAAAAACCTCTAGCTGCTAAATCTATCCCGCTTCCTGTTATATTTTCTCCTTTACTTTTATTGCAAGGGGTGGGTGTCCTGCTTTCTGCATCAAGATTGGTGgagaaaattgttattttattacgcAGCGGAACTGGCACTGGAAGATATTTCACCTATTCTGCCCGAGCTCGTGAATGTTTTGGGTTTTTGCACCGTGGGTCCAG ACTGCTTGGTTGGTGGTCTATAGACGAAGGAAGTCGAGAAGAACGGGCACGACTTTACCATGATGTGGGTTCAGG TTACAACACTTTTTGTGGTTATCCACCAGAAATAGTAAAGAAAATGCCAAAAAAGGATCTTGCTGAGGAG GTTTGGAGGCTTCAAGCAGCTCTTGGTGAGCAGACGGAAATCACAAAATTTAGCCAACAAGAGTACGAGAGACTTCAAAAT GAAAAAGTGCTATGTCGGGTTTGCTTTGAAGGAGAGATAAGCACAGTACTCCTCCCATGTAGGCATCGCATTCTTTGCAG TACGTGCGCCGAAAAGTGTAAGAAATGCCCTATTTGTCGTGTTAATATCGAGGAGCAGTTACCTGTATATGATGTATAG
- the LOC139859387 gene encoding uncharacterized protein, producing the protein MAAKSSTKTKKKKTKTPPVQTESTLPKTPPKDSNNNPSASTPKRTKSPGVRVVGNRIYDSKNGKTCHQCRQKTMDFVASCTHQMDNKKQCTLNVCRSCLLNRYGENAEEAVALGDWKCPRCRGICNCSFCMKKRGCGPTGMLIHTAKKNGFASVSNLLNMNGTAGTKKSEGRKKRKASEKETTDEPKRKRSKEDDVKNEMKEDDVENEVKEEDGDVNELNEEDDDKNEVNDEDNGENEVKGEEDGENEDEKDIEDDEKVEIELPEGTELTNVDGIDMPSGDIGHALQLLEFCETFGEVLELKKGEPEILLRELNCANTNKRREVLIVKFHVRLLSIIEEDLGKKYSGKSWLEDFKECISESMYTLKDSLLEWFNDGYDEMNFSKKLRLLNFLCDETLETAKLRLWIEEQNLVEKKKIKEKLIANREKEKNMKKKVQDEVAKAILSRSGIPLSLAEHNKLISKVKAETAQTLANSLELREVPHQSFVVRSEPILLDRKGCKLWRLRCHADTIGILVQDSCYGDEITSDENWFTYNDQEKEL; encoded by the exons ATGGCTGCAAAATCCTCCACAAAGACCAAGAaaaaaaagaccaaaacacccccggTTCAAACTGAGTCAACTCTCCCAAAAACACCTCCAAAAGACAGCAACAACAACCCTTCAGCTTCAACACCAAAACGTACAAAATCTCCTGGTGTGCGTGTTGTTGGCAACCGAATTTATGATTCCAAAAATGGTAAAACTTGTCACCAG TGTAGACAAAAGACTATGGATTTTGTAGCAAGTTGTACACATCAGATGGATAACAAGAAGCAATGTACACTTAATGTATGTCGGTCTTGTTTATTGAACAG ATATGGAGAGAATGCTGAAGAAGCTGTTGCATTGGGGGATTGGAAATGCCCAAGATGTAGAGGCATTTGTAATTGCAGTTTTTGCAT GAAGAAGAGAGGATGCGGTCCAACTGGGATGCTTATTCATACTGCTAAGAAAAATGGGTTTGCTTCGGTTTCGAATCTTTTAAATATGAATGGTACTGCAGGTACTAAAAAATCCGAAGGTCGAAAAAAGCGAAAAGCTTCTGAAAAG GAGACAACGGATGAACCGAAAAGAAAACGGTCAAAAGAAGATGATGTCAAAAATGAGATGAAAGAAGATGATGTCGAAAATGAGGTGAAAGAAGAAGATGGTGACGTAAATGAGTTAAACGAAGAAGATGATGACAAAAATGAAGTAAACGACGAAGATAATGGCGAAAATGAGGTAAAAGGAGAAGAGGATGGTGAAAATGAG GATGAGAAGGATATCGAAGACGACGAAAAAGTGGAGATTGAACTCCCGGAGGGTACAGAGTTAACGAACGTTGACGGCATCGATATGCCGTCAGGTGATATTGGACATGCGTTGCAGTTATTAGAATTTTGCGAAACGTTCGGAGAG GTTCTTGAGTTAAAGAAAGGGGAGCCTGAAATTTTACTTCGTGAACTAAATTGCGCGAATACAAATAAAAGACGTGAAGTACTAATTGTTAAGTTCCATGTTAGATTGCTCTCTATTATAGAAGAAGATCTAGGGAAGAA ATATTCTGGAAAATCATGGTTGGAAGATTTTAAAGAATGTATATCTGAATCCATGTATACATTGAAAGATAGTCTTTTGGAGTGGTTTAATGATGGATATGATGAAATGAACTTTTCGAAAAAGCTCAGGCTTTTGAATTTCTTATGTGATGAAACTCTTGAAACTGC AAAGTTGAGGTTGTGGATTGAGGAGCAAAATTTGGTAGAAAAGAAGAAAATTAAAGAGAAGTTGATTGCTAATAGAGAGAAG GAGAAAAACATGAAGAAGAAGGTACAAGATGAAGTGGCAAAAGCTATTCTTTCGCGCAGTGGAATCCCACTTTCGCTTGCTGAACATAATAAACTTATTTCGAAAGTTAAGGCTGAAACTGCTCAAACTCTTGCAAATTCCTTAGAATTGAGAG AGGTACCACATCAATCGTTTGTTGTTAGATCAGAGCCCATACTTTTGGACAGAAAAGGCTGTAAATTGTGGAGGTTGAGATGTCACGCTGATACGATTGGCATTTTGGTTCAAG ATTCTTGCTATGGAGATGAGATTACTTCTGATGAAAATTGGTTTACTTACAATGACCAAGAAAAG GAACTTTAG